The Manihot esculenta cultivar AM560-2 chromosome 17, M.esculenta_v8, whole genome shotgun sequence genome contains the following window.
taccatcctttactGAGAAAAGCCAGAAGCCTACAACaaaaagtaacaaaataaaaaataaaagaaaaagagccATTAACATGTCCACCCGGCGAGAAAAAAATCAAGGGGACGAGAGCTCAAAACCAAGACCAAAGATCTTTTCTGCCCAAAGGTAGGAAAGATAAACACCAACAGAAGCTGCTACAAAACCACTGGACAAAGATATGTGAGAAGGAAAACTCCGGACCCACGTATAGAgaaaagggtttttgtattatttactgaacgtattacagaaacttatataatacaagtctacaactaactaaatacaagataagtatatagttataactcaaatactaaaaataagtatacagctataactcaaatactaaaaatagataaaactgttatagttagtctttatccttaatatctacaactaactaaatacaagataagtatataactataactcaaatacttaaaaatagataaaactgttatagttagtctttatccttaatacgCCCCCGCAAGATTGAGGCACCATTGGAGACTCCAATCTTGGTTCTAAAGTAACAaaactgagttcttcccaaagcctttgtaagcacatcagcaacttgatcttttgaaCTTATGTGAAGAACCCTTAACTGTCCAGCATTAATTTTCTCGCGAACAAAATGGTAATCCAGTGCAAGATGCTTCATCCTAGTATGATAGATTGGATTGGCGCAGAAGTAAGTTGCACCAAGATTATCACAATGAAGGACTGGTGGTTGTGATATTGGTGCTCCCAAATCTTGTAATAAACTTTGAACCCAAAATACCTCTGTTGCAGCATTGGCTAAGGCTTTGTACTCAGCCTCTGTAGAAGATCGTGAGACAGTCTTTTGCCGACTAGATTTCCAAGAGATAATATTAGAACCAAGATATAGAACATAAGCAGTTGTAGACCGCCCATTATCAAGGGCACCACCCCAATCAGAATCAGAGAAGGCAGACAGAGTATGAGTAGAATTTCGATTGAGAAATAAGCCATAATGTATGGTTCCTTTGAGATATCGCAAAACACGTTTCAGTGCTTGAAGATGAGTTTGCGTCGGTGCATGCATAAACTGTGACAGCCGATTCACtgcaaaagaaacatcaggacGCGTAATTGCCAAATATTGAAGAGATCCAACAATTTGGCGATATACGGTGGAATCAGTCGAACTAGAACCATCATTTAATATCAGCTTGTCTCCTGTAGACATAGGAGTATTCACCTCTTTAGCTCCAGCCATATCAAATCGCTCTAACAAATTAGCAATATGTCGATGTTGCGAAAGAAATAATCCTGCAGCTGTAGAAATTACTTCAACCcccaaaaaatgatttaatattcccaaatctttgatagagaactgagcagatagcttctgtacacaggtattcagaaaatgattgttattacctgtaagtacaatatcatcaacatatactagaaaatatgcagtaatcccattggaggaaaaaataaacaaggacGCATCAGCATTTGATTTGCGAAAACCAAGTTTGAGCAAAAAAGAAGTAAGTTCAAGATACCAAGCTCGTGGAGCCTGTTTCAAACCATAAAGAGACTTCTTCAGTTTGCAAACATAATCAGAAAACTCAGGTTGCACATATCCTGGAGGTTGCTGCATGTAGACATCTTCATAAAGTGTGCCATGTAAAAAGGCATTATTTACATCCAATTGCCTTAACTGCCATCCTTTAGAAATTGCAAGAGTAAGAACTACCCGAATTGTGACCGGTTTTGTAACCGGACTAAATGTATCAAAATAATCACGCCCAGGTTCCTGAAAAAATCCTTTGGCAACCAAACGTGCCTTGTACTTATCAATAGTaccattgtaacagcccggccccgtacgaccggccctgttaccgctcacagcccgtgaccttcctctgggcccagccactgtgagcagctcttaacatcccttcaccctcacgggttccaggcaggatttgtccctcgggggagccattacggcccgccctagcccgagtggatttggcccaattccttcctctgggaattaggtcgcctcccccactgctcgaacccttgacctcccactttaagggaatagtctggtgagagtgagtaccaattgttccaattggAACAATtcgtactcactctcaccagactattcccttaaagtgggaggtcaagggttcgagtagtgggggaggcgacctaatttcctaagggaaatttgggccaaatccacttggggaaggatgcgtttgacgagaacccaaggggacaaatcctgcctggaacccgtgagggtgaaaggatgttaagagctgctcacgacgccagtggaaagcccgaggtggcaagaggccaggcgagggatagccctgggccgtgagcggtaacagtgccggggatcacgtccgggctgttacataaaaaggcgcctttttttGTAACAGCCcagccccgtacgaccggccctgttaccgctcacagcccgtgaccttcctctgggcccagccactgtgagcagctcttaacatcccttcaccctcacgggttccaggcaggatttgtccctcgggggagccattacggcccgccctagcccgagtggatttggcccaattccttcctctgggaattggtactcactctcaccagactattcccttaaagtgggaggtcaagggttcgagcagtgggggaggcgacctaattcccagaggaaggaattgggccaaatccactcgggctagggcgggccgtaatggctcccccgagggacaaatcctgcctggaacccatgagggtgaagggatgttaagagctgctcacagtggctgggcccagaggaaggtcacgggctgtgagcggtaacagggccggtcgtacggggccgagCTGTTACAACCATCCGGTTTACGCTTAATccgaaacacccatttgcaactaATAAGATGATGTTTGTCTCTCGGAACTAACTCCCAAGTTTTATTTTGCAAAAGAGCATTGTACTCTGAATCCATCGCCTGCCGCCAAAGTGAACTTGCCAGAGCTTGTTTAACTGTTCTTGGCTCGAGTGTATCCTGTAAAGGATATTTAGTTGTAAGATTAACaaaagaagaattaaaatactttgaGTTAGGCTTCCTTTGTCGCTGCTGCCGTTGTACAGGAGCTGAAACTGAGTCTTGTGAAACAATCGGTAGTGGCAAATCTAAATCAGCAGTAGAAGATTCAGTCATCAAAGGTTCAACTTGTTGAGTCTCAGTACTAATTAATGGCATGGCAGATTGATCAGATTCTGCTGATAATGCTGTAATAGATTCTGAACCAGTACTCGAAACCAACAAATCAGAATCACTTGGAATAGAAATTGCCAATGGAACCGAAGCAACTACAGTTGGTGCAACAGGTGATGAATTTTGTTGTTGTGCCGAACCTGTACAAGAAGCATCTCGAAAATAATCTGTAAATTGATGAGAACTAGTGCAAGTTTCAgatggaaaaatatgctcaacaaATTGAACATGACGAGACAAATACAAACGATTAGCCTTTGGATCGTAACATTTGTATGCAGATTGAGTTGGAGAATATCCAAGAAAAATACAAGGCAATGAACGACACTGAAGTTTAGAATTATTATATGGCCTTAGCCATGGAAAACAAAGACAACCAAAAGATTTCAATCTCTTAAAATTATGAGACATACCAAACAATCTAGAGAAAGGTGTTTGAAACGAAATAGCGGATGAAGGCAACCGATTGAGCAAATAAACAGCAGCCTGGAAAGCATGAGACCAATAATTAGAAGGTAAAGACGAAAATTGTAACATAGCAAGACCTGTTTCAACTATTGAGCGATGACGACGTTCAGCAGTACCATTATGCTCTGGCGTATGTGGAGGTGTTGTATAATGTGAAATACCACAAGACAAAAAATGATGCTTAAGCTTTTGATACTCCTCACCATTATCAGTGAACACAGAAACAATTTTagtgtgaaaataattttcaaccaatttctgaaagtggataaacaaatcatgagtatcagatttcttcttcatgggatatagccaaacatacttagaatagtgatcaataaatgtaacgtaatactcatagccatcaatagatttttgtgtaggaccccaaacatcggaATAAACAAGTTGCAAAGGCTTATTACTAACAAGAGAATTCTCAGAAAACGGTAATTTATGACTCTTGCTCATAGAGCAGGAAGTACAATGAAAACGAGAAACATAGTGATACATAGACTGAAGACCAATATTTCGAAGTACTAACAAAAAGACTTTATTGTTGGGATGACCAAGCTTATGATGCCATTCAGAAAGCAAAGACAGACACCGAGTAGTAACATTCAGCTGAGGACGTTGAGAATTAACTCTGGAAAAACTTGCACAGTAGATATCATCAATGTTCTCTCCCCGTAGCAGAGACGCCCCCGTGTACAGATCCTTCACAACAAAATAAGATGGAAAAAATTTCACAGAAACATGATTAGTGCGACATAACTTAGCAATTGAAACCAAATTCTTGCGCAGATTAGGCACACATAACACATTAGGcaatgataaattcttagagtaaGCAGGAATTTGCACAAAACCAGTATGTGATACAGCAAGCGTTTTACCATCACCAAGTTGTACTTCCTCAGGACCTCCATAGTCAGAATAGCTTTGCAAAGAAGCTGGATTCGACACAACATGATGAGAAGCTCCGCTATCAAACAACCATTGTTGTGGAGAAGAAGCAGCCATAGCAGAAGTAACATTAACTGCAGGTATCGGTGCTAAAGAATGAGAGGTATCAGTCTTCAAAGACATATTATTCTCCTTAAGAAAGCGAGCCAATTTGCGACATTCAGCAGTAGTATGCCCAGTATATTCACAAAATTGACATACCACATTAGGTCGATAAGAACCGCGACCTCGACCACCAGAGTAAGAACCACGACCACCACGTTGATTTCCAGAATAATTGTAGTTTTGTGGAGATCGATTATAATTGCCATTCTGATTTTATGAACGCCCTCTAGAACGTTGAGTGTAATTGACAGTAGCAATCACTTGTGACGTAGCTGAAACAGTTGTGGAATCTTTTTCTTGTAAGGATCGTTCATGATCAGTAAGTTTTTCAAAGAGATCAGAAAAGGTTATTGGGGTTTCACGAACTTTTAACGCAGCAACTATGGGACTGTAATCATCTCCCAATCGCGtgataatataaacaattaaatcatCATCACTCACCGGATTCTGGGTAAGAGCAAGCTCATCTGTAATAGCCCTCATCTCATTGAGAAAAACAGCAATCGGTTTGGTTCCCTTAGAGTTCTGTGCTAATTTAGTCTTTAAGGACAAAATTCTAGAACGAGAAACATTAGCAAAACTCTGGTGAAGCCGATCCCATGCTTCTTTGGCAGTATTGGCTGAAGAAATCAAGGGTTGAATAGTATCGGAACAACTTCCTAAAAGAGCACTGATCAAGATTTGATCTTGTCGAAACCATAAGGCGAAAGCTGGGTTGGCTGTTTTGTCTTTTTCAGAAAGAAATTGTGATGGTGCAACCCGTGaaccatcaataaaatcaagtaAATCAAGACCAATTAAGGTTGATTGAATCTGTTTTCTCCAAACAGGAAAATTCTCCTGAGTAAGtttaataggaaaatgcattGGAGCATTTAATTGAATAACAGTAATAGATGACGAAGccattgattaaaatttaagaaaattggatcagaaaactcgtgagagcagattgcggctctgataccatatagagaaaagggtttttgtattatttactgaacgtattacagaaacttatataatacaagtctacaactaactaaatacaagataagtatatagttataactcaaatactaaaaataagtatacagctataactcaaatactaaaaatagataaaactgttatagttagtctttatccttaatatctacaactaactaaatacaagataagtatataactataactcaaatacttaaaaatagataaaactgttatagttagtctttatccttaataccACGACTATCACTGACCGCGATGATGTATGTTGGTAGGTACCATGGTGAGTGATTGTTTCGATTATTCCTTTACAGTTTCCACTGCGTGAggttttctttctccatcctgGTACCACGACGAGGTCAAGAAAAGTGACGATCTTGCGCATGTGAGTAGCATTAAGGACAATTGACATACACGTGGCACATGTTTAACCATGCATGTGTAGTCGTTTATTGCCTTCTGCCGGTAACTCTGCCTCATCATCTTTAGTGTAGCAATATTAATTTATCCTTAGCATAACCAGTCGTTGGCATGCCTGTTGATGCATTTCGGTCTCTCCAATATTGTCTTTTGACTTTCCAAAGTAATTTGTTGTGGAAGGAAAATAAGGGATGCTTCTAGTTTGATGAAAGGTGGTGGCCACACTTTTCTTTGATAAACAAATAGGCATATATAGAATTTTGTGTGCTCCAATGACGTCTTAGTATGAATTGTTAAGGTATTAGATATCCCGTGGCAGTAAAAGTTTTGAAGgaacttttatataaatatcgactatttattatcttttttatggAGACTAAAAATCAATGCAAGTATATGGAATCTTTACAACGTAAATATGACTATTCTTTTCTCTGTTTTCATTGATCTAATTGGAAAGGCAGGGGTTTGTCATTATGGTGGAACAACACTATGTCATTGGAACCACAAAAATTTTGTGGATTGTCACTACAATAGCAAATAACTTTTATATATGGTTACCTTATAGGAGTAATAGGGATCTTTTGTGATATGATTTAGAATGCTTTCGTGTCTCACAGAACGTGCCATGGTGCAGTATAGTCTATTTCAATGCAATTTGGATTCAAGAGAATAAGGTGAGAGGTTGAGAGGTACGCTCTTTCTAGGTGGAAGGTTTTAATGACTTTAttcactcatgtgctctgatgGAATTATCATGAAAAGGTTCTGCTTATCCTTAGTTTAATATCACTCCATTTAACAACGTCTAGACcgtattttaatttctattgaaTGGCAAGAATATTTTCCACGAGCACAATTTATCCATGAATTCCTACTGGAGTCTGATCATCGACCTCTAGTTTTGTTAATTGATGTTTGTCTTAGTAAGCACAGGTTTTTATTTCATTTCGAGGCAAACTAGTTACAACATtcttaatgtgcagaagtgtgATTCAACAAGTCTGGAATAATTCTAATCGTGGTTTAGCTATATTTTCTTTCATGTGCAAGTTACACTCATGTCAATCTAAACTTAGCTGTTGGTATAAAGATACCTTTATGGGTGATTTAGGTAGGATAAAACAGCTTTAGTGATAATTAAAAGATTTGTATGTCAGACCTTTTGTTACTCATAATACCGCTCTTAAAGCTCATTTGGTCGTTCAACTTCATGATGATATTTGGCAGTGGGATGAAGCACATCAGCGACAAAAATCTCGGGtcccaaaataataataataatagtttattattgtcccaaaaaaaatacttataatcatatattattcattattttgattgtcccaaaattattttttattttattttactataataacatataaatcgattaaaaatttttagtgtttaataaaatttaatagctTTAAGATAGATAAAATAGaaaagttagaaaaaaaaattatctttcttTTAACAAATGTGAAAAagtaaagtgaataaaaattatgggatgGAAGTCTAAGATTGAAgagtattatatatatatatattttatttcaattagtGGTGAAGTCTAagattgaaatatatttttcaacttTCTCATATTAAATTGTCAAAATAAAAGATCTGGTTTGAGGACTAATATTCTGATGATGCGAGCTCCAAATTCTGATCAAATACCATTGAAAAAAGGCACTTGGAGTCCTGAAGAAGATCACAAGTTGATAGCTTATATTAACAGATATGGCATTTGGAACTGGACTCAGATGCCAAAAGCTGCAGGTAACAAGTATCAATCTAATTATTAACCCCCCAACAAAAAATCTGGGATTATGATAAATCAGATTATGCATATGAACCCTGCAgttggatttttctttttctttgccattcttttttccccttttctttaGGTTTGTCGAGATCGGGAAAGAGTTGCAGGCTTCGTTGGATAAATTACTTGAGGTCGAATATACGGCATGGAAACTTCACTAAGCAAGAAGAGGAAACCATAATCAATCTGCATGAAATGCTGGGAAATGGgtattctaattaattaatatatttttgttctTTCTACATGATCATGTTTATGATACTGCTGAGAATCTTCCACGTGGATATGGACAtgcaaaacaaaaaacaaccacTCGAATGTTTAACTCGATCTCTGTGATTTGGACATGATTGAAGATTTTTGTAATATTTGGACATAATTCAAGATATATGTATGACCAAACTGATAGTCTATATCTTATAAATATGATTGGTAATTATTAATTCTAGTTTCTTTCTTGTTCAGATGGTCAGCAATTGCAGCAAGACTGCCTGGAAGAACAGACAATGAAATAAAGAATTAGCGGCACACCCACTTGAGCAAACTATTGAAGAAGAACAGTGTGGTGCCACGTAAAACTAAATCTCCAGAGAACCAAACAATGAATTTTCCAAATGAAAGGACATATACATCTGAAATTGATGTTCCATTTTCATCAGCCAGTGCTTCTGAAGCATCAACCTCAGGAAGCGCCAATGGGAATATCTTAGTTGCTGCCGCTGGTAATTTGTCATCAAATACTAATAATGCGGTCGTCGCTGAACTTGGTAAGAACCTTCAGGCCACCGCAGAGGCAAATGCTGGTTTATCAGAAGGCCAAAGTTGGAAGAGGCAGCTGAAGACTCGCagagtttttaaaattatgaaacacTGGACACTGGAATTACGTAGCTTGAAGAACCCATTTATCCTCAGTCTTCGACACTAACTACTGTAATTTATTTCCCGCCTGATTTTCTTACTATTTTTCTTTAACTAAAATTTCCCCATTTGCGTTAATGCAATTCAATttcttgttcttttttttttttttttttgcttcccAATAATTCATTGACTAACAGATCAGTGCTCAATTTCCTGTTTCATTGCGCATAAAATCAGTAGTTAAATAGTTATCATCCAGAGACATAAACATTGAGaagttaaataaatttcaaatctctGTTGACCCAAATGAAttcttttttatactttttctcttttttttttttttttctactcaTTGCAAAGCGCAGCTACCTTTCTGTGGGTTCTGTTATGGCGCTTGAGAAATTGCCCAATTGCAGAGTTACCCCCGAAGCAGAGTTATCTCCTCTGCTTGAATCTGTGAAACTAAGCTGGACCATGCTGTCAATTGCTATATTAGCCAATAGTTTTCCGCCGCTTGATTTCTCTCTTCTCTGGCAATGCAGTGGCAGCGACGCTTGTAGTCTCACTTTCTGATTTGATACAATGCCTGTCCAGGACGCTCAATGGGGTTCTTGTGCTCGAAACTGTATCTATCATTGACTCGTACCATACCATTTCCACCTTTTCTTGTATAGCATTAAAGCATTTTAGCAGCTGGTCCTGAAACCCATTTTGAATCAAACATTAAACAGGAGTTCAATAAAAGCTAAGGAAATTGAAATTTCAGTTGTTTGCTTACTCTATTTACACATTCACAAGAAGAAATTGAACATCTGAAAGAAGGAAATTGCAATGGGAATAATTCATGGGAAGATACAAGAAGAGCTGATGCTGCAATAATTGATGGCTTGAACTCTAGTAACTTTTTTTCTGCaataaaaagataaagaagCTTACCAGCTACTCAAAGTTGAGCTACGTTAAAGCttaaacagaaaaagaaaaggaaaaaagaacaaAAGTGATCTTATCGTGCTATTCAATTACCATTATGAGCTTGAAAAAGAATCTCTGTAGCTCGATCTTTTAACGCTTGTGTTAATGCTGGATCTTTGAGTTCAAATGAAGAAATGAAGAAATGCATGAAAGAGAAAGGTGTTATGGATCTCATTCGCCAATTCAGAGCATCAAGGATTAGAAGCTCCATTCGATTAATCGTTTGCATGTCGAAGATGAAACTTTCTTCCCTCTGCAAATCATtgtttctaatcacatcaaATTTCTCTGAGCACACCCATTTTTCTATTGTCAAATAAATATGATTGTGAAAGGAAACAGAACTTCTTACCTGTAAGTTAGAGAGTGAAAAATGGGTGTTCTTCATCTTCGCTGCCAGAGAAAGGCAAGATATTACGAGAAGCCGCAGAACCCATGGCTTTCCTCGCTGTCAAAACAACCAATATCATCAGGAACTTGAGCGAAATGTTTCTTGAAATTAATCAAGAATTCAAAGAGCAAAAATCTTCGAATGAGGAGGAAAAATTAAGTACCGAAAAcatcatatttttatttagttgTATACCGGAATTTCTTGCTTGGATATGAAACGATCCACGTAATTAATGGCAAGGTAAGCAAGAAAAGGCTCGAAGTTGCAAGAATACTGTGTCTGTCCAAATAAGACAAGATTAAGACAGAGCAAAAGCAATtaacaagaaaagaaagtaaCGTAAAAGTTCTGAAATGGTGGTTTTTTACCTGTAAAACAAGAGAAATAGCTTCTTGACGAAAAGAGGAATAGAAGTCACAAGTTTTCAAGCATTTTAACAAGTTTCTTGAAGGCATATGGTCAGTTTCAGAGGCAAAGAGATCTGGGATAGTATCAAATTGGTGTTCTTTCAAGCTTGTCAATGGATTTTCAAGATCGAAATCCATTTCCTTCTCTAGTttgatttccctttttttttaaactttgttTTGTTGGTTTCGTGTGCTTTGAGAATGTAATATGTAATAGAAAAAAAGGAGAAGTGGGGATAGCAACTCAGCACAGAAGAAGAGAATAGTGAGAGAAAAGTGAAGCAAAGAAGGTGAGCAATAATAATGAGGGAAAGAGAAGCTTCGCTTTCTGTgctaaaaatggaaaaaaatacTCTGTTAGTCTTCAACTTCACTTCTCAGTCTCCTCTGTTTATATGTGTTGGTCCCTTCCTTTCCCTCTCTCTCATCTCATACACTCTGAAAAGGCTAACAGTAAGCTTTGTGGCTCTGTGTTTTTACTGCtgaatttattagtaaatttaatagatttttgaaaatacagatattaatttattaataatggcaatatctaaaaattaaatattaattttttttaattagaatggAACCACAACTTgaatcaatttagtaaatttaatACAGAAAATCttatactaaaataacataaaaaatacagagaaaaaaaaaatcgtttACAAGAAAAAGTGAGATGAGTAAATAGAGAAGATGGGAAGAGGGCATAGGGAGAGATAACGATTCAATGGAGACCTATCAAGTTGGAGATGTTTTGAAACATTAAGTCTATTGGGGCCAAGCCATCCATTTTGTCATAAGCTTTTCCATTCTCTTCCTCTACATCTGCATGTCACTCACGTGTGTCTGATA
Protein-coding sequences here:
- the LOC110604423 gene encoding transcription factor MYB4-like, with product MRAPNSDQIPLKKGTWSPEEDHKLIAYINRYGIWNWTQMPKAAGLSRSGKSCRLRWINYLRSNIRHGNFTKQEEETIINLHEMLGNGWSAIAARLPGRTDNEIKN
- the LOC110605575 gene encoding putative cyclin-D6-1, with translation MDFDLENPLTSLKEHQFDTIPDLFASETDHMPSRNLLKCLKTCDFYSSFRQEAISLVLQTQYSCNFEPFLAYLAINYVDRFISKQEIPRGKPWVLRLLVISCLSLAAKMKNTHFSLSNLQREESFIFDMQTINRMELLILDALNWRMRSITPFSFMHFFISSFELKDPALTQALKDRATEILFQAHNEKKLLEFKPSIIAASALLVSSHELFPLQFPSFRCSISSCECVNRDQLLKCFNAIQEKVEMVWYESMIDTVSSTRTPLSVLDRHCIKSESETTSVAATALPEKREIKRRKTIG